The proteins below come from a single Cannabis sativa cultivar Pink pepper isolate KNU-18-1 chromosome 3, ASM2916894v1, whole genome shotgun sequence genomic window:
- the LOC133036033 gene encoding uncharacterized protein LOC133036033: MEMFREGGSTSRPPMLEGANYQYWKTKMQAFLRAVNERVWMAIEDGWTCPTMMDNGVTKPKPTSLWTPDEMERANFNSKAMHALFNAVSTNQLKVIANCEMAKEAWEKLRIKNEGTDAVKKSRLRALAKAFEDLSMEGEEMVAEFHAKLCDISNESYALGKTYSNAKLVRKVLGVLPRRFMSKVTSIEEMRNVEELDLDELIGSLQNYEMSLTRWKKEKKMDVNKEKGDNNIAFIHKEENKSIQDFSAGFSDEAVDLLTKNYAKFLKNKYKKLCSEGMKNASKRNPLGNFWPGQQPSENKSMGIQCRECDGFGHIQAECANTLKKKKALIATWSDSDEEKDSIASKSSNEDKQVVAFMAQSHQSVESEDDGVSTLSEVDNNGRQNAYEEMFAQWEYMTKQIRGLNSAKEQIESEKVKLEDTVKNLNKLLDEKDNEIYKLSAELIKATGFRVYPSRNGCHQSNSSTSKTLW; this comes from the coding sequence ATGGAGATGTTCAGAGAAGGAGGGTCCACATCACGACCCCCAATGCTGGAAGGTGCTAATTACCAATACTGGAAAACCAAAATGCAAGCATTCTTGAGGGCGGTGAATGAAAGAGTTTGGATGGCCATAGAAGATGGTTGGACATGCCCAACGATGATGGATAACGGTGTCACCAAACCAAAACCTACGAGCTTGTGGACTCCAGATGAGATGGAGAGGGCCAATTTTAATTCAAAGGCCATGCATGCTTTGTTCAATGCAGTGTCCACAAATCAATTGAAGGTCATTGCAAACTGTGAGATGGCCAAAGAGGCTTGGGAAAAACTACGAATTAAAAATGAAGGAACAGATGCTGTAAAGAAATCCCGTCTTCGTGCTTTGGCAAAAGCGTTTGAAGATTTATCAATGGAGGGAGAAGAAATGGTGGCTGAGTTCCATGCTAAATTGTGTGACATATCAAATGAATCTTATGCTTTGGGAAAGACTTATTCTAATGCAAAGCTGGTTCGTAAAGTCCTTGGAGTTCTACCTAGGAGATTTATGTCTAAAGTAACCTCCATTGAAGAAATGAGAAACGTGGAGGAACTGGATCTTGATGAACTGATTGGATCCTTGCAGAATTATGAAATGTCATTAACAAggtggaagaaagaaaaaaagatggATGTGAACAAAGAAAAAGGGGACAACAATATTGCGTTCATTCACAAAGAAGAAAATAAGTCTATCCAAGATTTTTCTGCTGGTTTCTCAGATGAAGCTGTAGATTTGCTGACCAAGAACTATGCAAAATTCTTGAAAAATAAGTACAAGAAACTGTGTTCTGAAGGTATGAAAAATGCTTCCAAAAGAAATCCTCTTGGGAACTTCTGGCCTGGTCAGCAACCCAGTGAAAATAAGAGCATGGGCATTCAGTGTAGAGAATGTGATGGGTTCGGACACATTCAGGCCGAGTGTGCTAACACTCTCAAAAAGAAGAAAGCCCTTATTGCCACATGGAGCGATAGTGACGAAGAAAAAGACTCTATTGCAAGCAAAAGTTCTAATGAGGACAAACAGGTAGTGGCTTTCATGGCTCAAAGTCATCAGTCTGTTGAATCTGAGGATGATGGAGTCTCCACTTTGTCTGAAGTCGACAATAATGGAAGACAAAATGCATATGAAGAGATGTTTGCTCAATGGGAATATATGACCAAGCAGATTAGAGGTCTGAATAGTGCCAAGGAGCAGATAGAGTCTGAAAAAGTCAAGCTGGAGGACACTGTTAAGAATCTCAACAAACTTCTTGATGAGAAGGACAATGAGATCTACAAGCTTTCAGCTGAACTCATAAAAGCTACAGGCTTTAGAGTTTATCCCTCCAGGAACGGCTGCCATCAATCAAactcttcaacttcaaaaaccTTATGGTGA